From a region of the Toxotes jaculatrix isolate fToxJac2 chromosome 7, fToxJac2.pri, whole genome shotgun sequence genome:
- the LOC121184532 gene encoding beta-1,3-galactosyl-O-glycosyl-glycoprotein beta-1,6-N-acetylglucosaminyltransferase-like, translating to MRLLKRGRLLLLLKLTVVLGSLWMLSLLNNLKIGWDPAYILKYSWLEYKDAGPEKVCNCSAILRGEREALEEAKLLTITKDFRKSVHIPDEYYINATQDCTKFKLSRKYLTIPLSQEEEDFPLAYSIVAHHKVQNFERLLRAIYAPQNIYCIHVDNKSDASVFSAIKAITSCFPNTFMVSKAVNVVYAAWPRVQADLNCMADLYNSSTKWKYFINLCGQDFPLKTNLEIVRILSSMRGGNSLESEKLPEGKKWRVTNAHHIVNGKIQGTGKAKDPPPFNLPILAGNAYIVVNRGYVRSVLEDKRIQALIEWSKDTYSPDEFLWATIQRIPGVPGSTWPNSKFDMTDINAIARLVKWQWHEGSEGSLEAVYPECHGNHVRSICVYGAGDLQWLLEQHHLFANKFDTDSDPIAVYCLEKYLRQKALAEMH from the exons ATGAGGCTACTGAAACGAGGCAGGCTGCTACTACTGCTGAAGCTCACTGTCGTACTGGGATCTCTGTGGATGCTTTCCCTACTCAACAACCTGAAAATTGGCTGGGATCCTGCCTACATTCTCAAGTACAGCTGGTTGGAGTATAAAGATGCAGGCCCAGAGAAAGTGTGCAACTGTTCGGCAATCCTgcggggagagagggaggcactGGAAGAGGCCAAATTACTGACCATCACTAAAGACTTCCGCAAGAGTGTTCACATCCCCGATGAGTATTACATTAATGCAACCCAAGACTGCAC gaaGTTTAAGTTGAGCAGGAAATACTTAACAATCCCATTAAGCCAGGAAGAAGAGGACTTCCCTCTGGCTTATTCCATAGTTGCGCATCATAAG GTGCAGAACTTTGAGCGACTGCTGCGAGCCATCTATGCACCTCAAAATATATATTGCATCCATGTTGATAACAAATCGGATGCCTCAGTCTTCTCTGCCATCAAGGCTATTACTTCCTGTTTCCCAAATACCTTCATGGTCAGCAAGGCGGTGAACGTGGTCTATGCTGCCTGGCCACGTGTCCAGGCTGACCTTAACTGTATGGCTGATCTCTATAATTCCAgcacaaaatggaaatacttCATCAACCTTTGTGGCCAGGATTTCCCTCTGAAAACCAACTTGGAGATTGTAAGGATATTGAGTTCGATGAGGGGCGGGAACAGCTTAGAGTCAGAAAAACTGCCTGAAGGAAAGAAGTGGAGGGTGACAAATGCTCACCATATAGTTAATGGCAAAATCCAG GGGACAGGAAAGGCAAAGGATCCTCCTCCCTTCAACCTGCCTATTCTGGCTGGAAATGCATACATTGTTGTTAACAGAGGCTACGTCCGCAGTGTGCTGGAGGACAAACGAATACAGGCACTGATCGAGTGGTCCAAAGACACCTACAGTCCTGATGAATTTCTCTGGGCAACCATTCAGCGAATCCCAGGTGTTCCTGGCTCAACATGGCCCAACTCCAAATTTGATATGACAGATATCAATGCGATTGCACGGCTGGTGAAGTGGCAGTGGCATGAGGGGTCAGAGGGTTCATTGGAGGCGGTATACCCAGAGTGTCATGGCAACCATGTCAGGTCAATATGTGTATATGGTGCTGGAGACTTACAGTGGCTGCTTGAGCAGCATCACCTCTTTGCCAATAAGTTTGATACAGACTCAGATCCCATTGCTGTCTACTGCTTGGAGAAGTATCTGAGACAAAAAGCACTGGCAGAGATGCACTAG